From a region of the Pan paniscus chromosome 19, NHGRI_mPanPan1-v2.0_pri, whole genome shotgun sequence genome:
- the FAM222B gene encoding protein FAM222B isoform X1, whose product MLACLPGPGDLSFQLLSHTQMNTGLQKWDTTQKMRTAHYPTPAELDAYAKKVANNPLTIKIFPNSVKVPQRKHVRRTVNGLDTSAQRYSPYPTQAATKAGLLAIVKVPAKSILKDFDGTRARLLPEAIMNPPVAPYATVAPSTLAHPQAQALARQQALQHAQTLAHAPPQMLQHPQGIPPPQALSHPQSLQQPQGLGHPQPMAQTQGLVHPQALAHQGLQHPHNPLLHGGRKMPDSDAPPNVTVSTSTIPLSMAATLQHSQPPDLSSIVHQINQFCQTRAGISTTSVCEGQIANPSPISRSLLINASTRVSTHSVPTPMPSCVVNPMEHTHAATAALPAAGPVNLPTGISRVPTGYPSDLKPVTWNQHQLAHLQQMCSEASGTPAPGLTGKHAAGRELAGPGFVGKAPAYPQELCLAQSFHLKPPLEKPTPSPPVNGMAAPLAYPNGHYFQPLWNNILPTPNSDSSGSQDLAMPFHGGQPTGAPLDCAAAPGAHYRAGTGGGPVASQNSLMQTVDYLSGDFQQACFREQSLAMLSKAHRAPGNRAPDPTESRSLHIQHPGYR is encoded by the exons ATGCTAGCCTGTCTACCAGGGCCAGGTGACCTGTCCTTTCAGCTTCTTTCTCACACGCAGATGAACACTGGACTTCAGAAAT gGGACACTACACAGAAAATGAGAACTGCTCACTATCCTACCCCAGCCGAATTGGATGCGTATGCTAAGAAGGTCGCAAACAACCCACTGACTATAAAAATCTTCCCCAACAGTGTGAAGGTTCCCCAGCGGAAACACGTTCGTCGTACTGTGAACGGCCTCGACACATCAGCCCAGCGCTACAGCCCCTACCCGACACAGGCTGCCACCAAGGCAGGCCTGCTTGCCATTGTCAAAGTGCCAGCCAAAAGCATACTCAAGGACTTTGACGGCACCCGAGCCCGGTTGCTCCCTGAGGCCATCATGAACCCCCCAGTGGCACCCTATGCTACTGTGGCACCCAGCACTTTAGCCCACCCCCAGGCCCAGGCTCTGGCCCGCCAGCAGGCCCTGCAGCATGCACAGACCCTGGCCCATGCCCCTCCCCAGATGCTGCAGCACCCTCAGGGTATCCCGCCACCCCAGGCACTGTCCCACCCTCAGAGCCTCCAGCAGCCTCAGGGCCTGGGCCACCCTCAGCCCATGGCCCAAACCCAGGGCTTGGTACACCCTCAGGCCCTGGCTCACCAGGGTCTCCAGCACCCCCACAATCCCTTGCTGCATGGAGGCCGGAAGATGCCAGACTCAGATGCCCCCCCGAATGTGACCGTGTCTACCTCAACTATCCCCCTTTCAATGGCGGCCACTCTGCAGCACAGCCAGCCCCCGGACCTGAGTAGCATCGTGCACCAGATCAACCAGTTTTGCCAGACGAGGGCAGGCATCAGCACTACCTCAGTGTGTGAGGGCCAGATCGCCAACCCCAGCCCCATTAGTCGCAGTCTGCTCATCAATGCAAGCACCCGGGTGTCGACCCACAGCGTCCCCACACCAATGCCTTCATGTGTGGTCAATCCCATGGAGCACACCCACGCGGCCACCGCCGCGTTGCCTGCTGCAGGTCCTGTCAACCTGCCCACAGGCATCTCTCGCGTCCCCACTGGCTACCCTAGCGACCTCAAGCCAGTCACCTGGAACCAGCACCAGCTGGCCCACCTACAGCAGATGTGCAGCGAGGCTAGTGGGACGCCAGCCCCTGGCCTGACAGGCAAGCATGCGGCAGGACGCGAGTTGGCAGGGCCTGGCTTTGTAGGCAAGGCCCCTGCCTACCCGCAGGAACTCTGCCTGGCGCAGTCCTTCCATCTGAAGCCACCCCTGGAAAAGCCGACCCCATCCCCACCAGTCAACGGCATGGCAGCCCCATTGGCCTACCCCAATGGTCACTACTTCCAACCCCTGTGGAACAACATTCTGCCCACTCCCAATAGCGACAGCTCGGGGTCTCAGGACCTCGCCATGCCGTTCCACGGTGGGCAGCCCACAGGTGCACCCCTCGACTGTGCAGCAGCTCCTGGGGCCCACTACCGAGCAGGGACCGGGGGCGGTCCAGTGGCAAGCCAGAACAGCTTGATGCAAACAGTGGATTACCTAAGTGGGGATTTCCAACAGGCCTGCTTCCGAGAACAGAGCCTGGCCATGCTGAGCAAGGCCCACCGAGCCCCTGGCAACCGAGCCCCCGATCCCACAGAGAGTCGAAGTCTTCATATTCAGCACCCAGGGTATAGATAG
- the FAM222B gene encoding protein FAM222B isoform X2 — MNPPVAPYATVAPSTLAHPQAQALARQQALQHAQTLAHAPPQMLQHPQGIPPPQALSHPQSLQQPQGLGHPQPMAQTQGLVHPQALAHQGLQHPHNPLLHGGRKMPDSDAPPNVTVSTSTIPLSMAATLQHSQPPDLSSIVHQINQFCQTRAGISTTSVCEGQIANPSPISRSLLINASTRVSTHSVPTPMPSCVVNPMEHTHAATAALPAAGPVNLPTGISRVPTGYPSDLKPVTWNQHQLAHLQQMCSEASGTPAPGLTGKHAAGRELAGPGFVGKAPAYPQELCLAQSFHLKPPLEKPTPSPPVNGMAAPLAYPNGHYFQPLWNNILPTPNSDSSGSQDLAMPFHGGQPTGAPLDCAAAPGAHYRAGTGGGPVASQNSLMQTVDYLSGDFQQACFREQSLAMLSKAHRAPGNRAPDPTESRSLHIQHPGYR, encoded by the coding sequence ATGAACCCCCCAGTGGCACCCTATGCTACTGTGGCACCCAGCACTTTAGCCCACCCCCAGGCCCAGGCTCTGGCCCGCCAGCAGGCCCTGCAGCATGCACAGACCCTGGCCCATGCCCCTCCCCAGATGCTGCAGCACCCTCAGGGTATCCCGCCACCCCAGGCACTGTCCCACCCTCAGAGCCTCCAGCAGCCTCAGGGCCTGGGCCACCCTCAGCCCATGGCCCAAACCCAGGGCTTGGTACACCCTCAGGCCCTGGCTCACCAGGGTCTCCAGCACCCCCACAATCCCTTGCTGCATGGAGGCCGGAAGATGCCAGACTCAGATGCCCCCCCGAATGTGACCGTGTCTACCTCAACTATCCCCCTTTCAATGGCGGCCACTCTGCAGCACAGCCAGCCCCCGGACCTGAGTAGCATCGTGCACCAGATCAACCAGTTTTGCCAGACGAGGGCAGGCATCAGCACTACCTCAGTGTGTGAGGGCCAGATCGCCAACCCCAGCCCCATTAGTCGCAGTCTGCTCATCAATGCAAGCACCCGGGTGTCGACCCACAGCGTCCCCACACCAATGCCTTCATGTGTGGTCAATCCCATGGAGCACACCCACGCGGCCACCGCCGCGTTGCCTGCTGCAGGTCCTGTCAACCTGCCCACAGGCATCTCTCGCGTCCCCACTGGCTACCCTAGCGACCTCAAGCCAGTCACCTGGAACCAGCACCAGCTGGCCCACCTACAGCAGATGTGCAGCGAGGCTAGTGGGACGCCAGCCCCTGGCCTGACAGGCAAGCATGCGGCAGGACGCGAGTTGGCAGGGCCTGGCTTTGTAGGCAAGGCCCCTGCCTACCCGCAGGAACTCTGCCTGGCGCAGTCCTTCCATCTGAAGCCACCCCTGGAAAAGCCGACCCCATCCCCACCAGTCAACGGCATGGCAGCCCCATTGGCCTACCCCAATGGTCACTACTTCCAACCCCTGTGGAACAACATTCTGCCCACTCCCAATAGCGACAGCTCGGGGTCTCAGGACCTCGCCATGCCGTTCCACGGTGGGCAGCCCACAGGTGCACCCCTCGACTGTGCAGCAGCTCCTGGGGCCCACTACCGAGCAGGGACCGGGGGCGGTCCAGTGGCAAGCCAGAACAGCTTGATGCAAACAGTGGATTACCTAAGTGGGGATTTCCAACAGGCCTGCTTCCGAGAACAGAGCCTGGCCATGCTGAGCAAGGCCCACCGAGCCCCTGGCAACCGAGCCCCCGATCCCACAGAGAGTCGAAGTCTTCATATTCAGCACCCAGGGTATAGATAG
- the TRAF4 gene encoding TNF receptor-associated factor 4 isoform X1, with translation MPGFDYKFLEKPKRRLLCPLCGKPMREPVQVSTCGHRFCDTCLQEFLSEGVFKCPEDQLPLDYAKFPHPHPQIYPDPELEVQVLGLPIRCIHSEEGCRWSGPLRHLQGHLNTCSFNVIPCPNRCPMKLSRRDLPAHLQHDCPKRRLKCEFCGCDFSGEAYESHEGMCPQESVYCENKCGARMMRRLLAQHATSECPKRTQPCTYCTKEFVFDTIQSHQYQCPRLPVACPNQCGVGTVAREDLPGHLKDSCNTALVLCPFKDSGCKHRCPKLAMARHVEESVKPHLAMMCALVSRQRQELQELRRELEELSVGSDGVLIWKIGSYGRRLQEAKAKPNLECFSPAFYTHKYGYKLQVSAFLNGNGSGEGTHLSLYIRVLPGAFDNLLEWPFARRVTFSLLDQSDPGLAKPQHVTETFHPDPNWKNFQKPGTWRGSLDESSLGFGYPKFISHQDIRKRNYVRDDAVFIRAAVELPRKILS, from the exons ATGCCTGGCTTCGACTACAAGTTCCTGGAGAAGCCCAAGCGACGGCTGCTGTGCCCACTGTGCGGGAAGCCCATGCGCGAGCCTGTGCAGGTTTCCACCTGCGGCCACCGTTTCTGCGATACCTGCCTGCAGGAGTTCCTCAG TGAAGGAGTCTTCAAGTGCCCTGAGGACCAGCTTCCTCTGGACTATGCCAAG ttcccccatccccacccccagatCTACCCAGACCCGGAGCTGGAAGTACAAGTATTGGGCCTGCCTATCCGCTGCATCCACAGTGAGGAGGGCTGCCGCTGGAGTGGGCCACTACGTCATCTACAG GGCCACCTGAATACCTGCAGCTTCAATGTCATTCCCTGCCCTAATCGCTGCCCCATGAAGCTGAGCCGCCGTGATCTACCTGCACACTTGCAGCATGACTGCCCCAAGCGGCGCCTCAAGTGCGAGTTTTGTGGCTGTGACTTCAGTGGGGAGGCCTATGAG AGCCATGAGGGTATGTGCCCCCAGGAGAGTGTCTACTGTGAGAATAAGTGTGGTGCCCGCATGATGCGGCGGCTGCTGGCCCAGCATGCCACCTCTGAGTGCCCCAAGCGCACTCAGCCCTGCACCTACTGCACTAAGGAGTTCGTCTTTGACACCATCCAG AGCCACCAGTACCAGTGCCCAAGGCTGCCTGTTGCCTGCCCCAACCAATGTGGTGTGGGCACTGTGGCTCGGGAGGACCTGCCAGGCCATCTGAAGGACAGCTGTAACACCGCCCTGGTGCTCTGCCCATTCAAAGACTCCGGCTGCAAGCACAGG TGCCCTAAGCTGGCAATGGCACGGCATGTGGAGGAGAGTGTGAAGCCACATCTGGCCATGATGTGTGCCCTGGTGAGCCGGCAACGGCAGGAGCTGCAGGAGCTTCGGCGAGAGCTGGAGGAGCTATCAGTGGGCAGTGATGGCGTGCTCATCTGGAAGATTGGCAGCTATGGACGGCGGCTACAGGAGGCCAAGGCCAAGCCCAACCTTGAGTGCTTCAGCCCAGCCTTCTACACACATAAGTATGGTTACAAGCTGCAGGTGTCTGCATTCCTCAATGGCAATGGCAGTGGCGAGGGCACACACCTCTCACTGTACATTCGTGTGCTGCCTGGTGCCTTTGACAATCTCCTTGAGTGGCCCTTTGCCCGCCGTGTCACCTTCTCCCTGCTGGATCAGAGCGACCCTGGGCTGGCTAAACCACAGCACGTCACTGAGACCTTCCACCCCGACCCAAACTGGAAGAATTTCCAGAAGCCAGGCACGTGGCGGGGCTCCCTGGATGAGAGTTCTCTGGGCTTTGGTTATCCCAAGTTCATCTCCCACCAGGACATTCGAAAGCGAAACTATGTGCGGGATGATGCAGTCTTCATCCGTGCTGCTGTTGAACTGCCCCGGAAGATCCTCAGCTGA
- the TRAF4 gene encoding TNF receptor-associated factor 4 isoform X2, producing the protein MPGFDYKFLEKPKRRLLCPLCGKPMREPVQVSTCGHRFCDTCLQEFLSEGVFKCPEDQLPLDYAKIYPDPELEVQVLGLPIRCIHSEEGCRWSGPLRHLQGHLNTCSFNVIPCPNRCPMKLSRRDLPAHLQHDCPKRRLKCEFCGCDFSGEAYESHEGMCPQESVYCENKCGARMMRRLLAQHATSECPKRTQPCTYCTKEFVFDTIQSHQYQCPRLPVACPNQCGVGTVAREDLPGHLKDSCNTALVLCPFKDSGCKHRCPKLAMARHVEESVKPHLAMMCALVSRQRQELQELRRELEELSVGSDGVLIWKIGSYGRRLQEAKAKPNLECFSPAFYTHKYGYKLQVSAFLNGNGSGEGTHLSLYIRVLPGAFDNLLEWPFARRVTFSLLDQSDPGLAKPQHVTETFHPDPNWKNFQKPGTWRGSLDESSLGFGYPKFISHQDIRKRNYVRDDAVFIRAAVELPRKILS; encoded by the exons ATGCCTGGCTTCGACTACAAGTTCCTGGAGAAGCCCAAGCGACGGCTGCTGTGCCCACTGTGCGGGAAGCCCATGCGCGAGCCTGTGCAGGTTTCCACCTGCGGCCACCGTTTCTGCGATACCTGCCTGCAGGAGTTCCTCAG TGAAGGAGTCTTCAAGTGCCCTGAGGACCAGCTTCCTCTGGACTATGCCAAG atCTACCCAGACCCGGAGCTGGAAGTACAAGTATTGGGCCTGCCTATCCGCTGCATCCACAGTGAGGAGGGCTGCCGCTGGAGTGGGCCACTACGTCATCTACAG GGCCACCTGAATACCTGCAGCTTCAATGTCATTCCCTGCCCTAATCGCTGCCCCATGAAGCTGAGCCGCCGTGATCTACCTGCACACTTGCAGCATGACTGCCCCAAGCGGCGCCTCAAGTGCGAGTTTTGTGGCTGTGACTTCAGTGGGGAGGCCTATGAG AGCCATGAGGGTATGTGCCCCCAGGAGAGTGTCTACTGTGAGAATAAGTGTGGTGCCCGCATGATGCGGCGGCTGCTGGCCCAGCATGCCACCTCTGAGTGCCCCAAGCGCACTCAGCCCTGCACCTACTGCACTAAGGAGTTCGTCTTTGACACCATCCAG AGCCACCAGTACCAGTGCCCAAGGCTGCCTGTTGCCTGCCCCAACCAATGTGGTGTGGGCACTGTGGCTCGGGAGGACCTGCCAGGCCATCTGAAGGACAGCTGTAACACCGCCCTGGTGCTCTGCCCATTCAAAGACTCCGGCTGCAAGCACAGG TGCCCTAAGCTGGCAATGGCACGGCATGTGGAGGAGAGTGTGAAGCCACATCTGGCCATGATGTGTGCCCTGGTGAGCCGGCAACGGCAGGAGCTGCAGGAGCTTCGGCGAGAGCTGGAGGAGCTATCAGTGGGCAGTGATGGCGTGCTCATCTGGAAGATTGGCAGCTATGGACGGCGGCTACAGGAGGCCAAGGCCAAGCCCAACCTTGAGTGCTTCAGCCCAGCCTTCTACACACATAAGTATGGTTACAAGCTGCAGGTGTCTGCATTCCTCAATGGCAATGGCAGTGGCGAGGGCACACACCTCTCACTGTACATTCGTGTGCTGCCTGGTGCCTTTGACAATCTCCTTGAGTGGCCCTTTGCCCGCCGTGTCACCTTCTCCCTGCTGGATCAGAGCGACCCTGGGCTGGCTAAACCACAGCACGTCACTGAGACCTTCCACCCCGACCCAAACTGGAAGAATTTCCAGAAGCCAGGCACGTGGCGGGGCTCCCTGGATGAGAGTTCTCTGGGCTTTGGTTATCCCAAGTTCATCTCCCACCAGGACATTCGAAAGCGAAACTATGTGCGGGATGATGCAGTCTTCATCCGTGCTGCTGTTGAACTGCCCCGGAAGATCCTCAGCTGA